In Patagioenas fasciata isolate bPatFas1 chromosome 11, bPatFas1.hap1, whole genome shotgun sequence, the genomic stretch TGTGACGGAtacggcctcgcctgaaagttcacCTCTGGAGCTCGagacacagactccagagtgaacggttatcagggtgcaggctcctggagagaaggtcagcagcgttcggcttgacatatttcccccacgcagtgaataacagagtgaacctgccaccgaactcttccacgtcgcacttctctttgagacatctaagcattgttctgcagtaagcagaaccctaactTTCGCCCCCACAACACATGGCCACCCCTCTTGCACTGacccttggctcttggagacaggCACCTGGGACAGAACTCCGCTTTTCAGACCTACTGGGATCTGCCCTTGGGAGTCACCTGGGTGTCAacagtggggacaggctgagatccttcttgggggatgtttggggccctcaggagatcacactggtactggacaagctccctgctgcccaagcgctctcagggctttccccatctgcagtacaaacccccatgccctgccagtcctgttcctcaccccgccaggctcaagggaggcttggacagaagtgctggcccaagactgtctccccaggggaggtgagaaggtggcgctgtggctcagggtcacgtcagcggagctgatcaggagcaggcgtacctttaacctcctcatagatttctccatgtagcttttcagctggtccttcttggcatggagttccctccaccggcgggctatgtcagccatcttctccttgaaggcctggcagcaccagagcgagcGTGACGTGGCCGCCCGCACCCGGAGCCACTCACCTGCCCGTTGCTGCcctccaacaaaacacaacacccctaccatgccccagcaccctcccatctttctcacctcTCGCTTCTCCTCCAGAGCCTTTTGCACCTGTTtggcttctttcctcttctcctggagGTGAACAAATGGAGACAGGGAGCCCTCCTCTGTCAGCCTGTGTTTCCTGCCACACAAGTTTCCATCAAGGTTACACGCTGGGTCTGGtgcctgggcagggtgctggactGTGTCCAGAGTGGGATGATGGGCCAGAGCAACCCAGCACCATCTCAGATCCCGTCTGGCAGCACGGCATCCCCAGCAGGGAACCCTCTGACAAAGcaagggggggtcacagggaggaacagggctgggcaagggagggaggagaggagactgaagcGGTGGAGATCGGGGAGTTTGCCACcgtgggggaaggagggatggaggaaacaGGAGAAGAGGATGGAGGGCATGGAGGTGGGTGGAGGAGTCCCCTCACCTGAGCAAGGGCAGGAGGCTCTGCCTGTACTGCTTGAGGAAATAGGCCGGCAGGTCCTCCTCATCTTTGGCGGTCATTGCTTCAGCCACCAGCAGGGCCCAGAAAGCCCAGGtcctcctggcactgctgctcTACCGGGTCACCCAGGAACTGCTCTGCAAGCCTGGGAGAGACAGCCGGGCAGGGGATGAGCCCCTGGGTGCCTCTTCCCTGTGCTTTCCCAGGACCTTCCTCGCCTCAGTCCTGCCTGtggccaccagctgctggtgcccagctggtgtggaatggttgccaggagcagctgcatTATGCTCCGGCGGTTCCTTGGCAACCGAAGCGGGTGGTGCCCGCTCACCGGCGAGGGGGACTGACCACTGTGTCCAGCACCAGGACCCTTCAGCACTGAAGGAAATCCgaacaaatgcagatttctttcccttcctctcgtttttccccatttttcctctgctaaaaTCCAGCCCCGGtgccctgtgctctctgctgtcttGGGCAGGTATTTCTGCACTCCCCCCCATCCACGTCCCACGGTCTCAGAGCTCAGGGCCTGAGtttgctccttctctccccacacaCCAGATGCAAAGACACTGAAGCTGACGTACGTCCTCAGGGATGTTTGATCACTGCACTGCCCATGGTTCCCTGTGTGGCACTGAAGTCTGTCATTCGctaaaaaaaatagctctttttaaaaacactcattttattttttccccagaacaaggCATTTGAACAAGGTCCATTGCCCAAAATAAAGCGGAGGTATTCATGGGCCAGGTGGGGAGAAACCTACAGAGGATGGTAActttctgctccttccacaggACATTTCACCCTCTGATGCTCCCTTCTGTCGGTCTCTGGCTGAACATACctgctgatcgtgatgggaaggggagtgcacctggggactcaggttatacgaataattacgatgctagaaagtattggcgagaatgtgcactgttccaaaccccttgTTACcagtgattctccagcaccgttcaagtccgtgttatctgatgactcggatggggatgagggtttgcagcattttctttaaaagttaacaggaaaaagagtatgtgtacgggttgccccgagatcaggtaagaccatgaaagactcaagcaaaattagacctgtgcaatgtaacagctctagatcatttaggacagaatgacgaggactcgttgaaaggggcaggtatcctcCAGCtcctggaacagacactaattgacacaccacaattacaggcgctatgagcttctgaaatcctgaggcagtcagcagaccttgcctatcaagctatagtagaggtgtctgaaaccaacaaagcagccaaattatttacaactattatcagggtcccagtgagaattacatgcaattgactgaccatcttcaagaggccatcaataagcaggtttaaAACTTAGAagataaggaagcactggtgttgaaatttgcagtagagaatgctaatgcttgctatcaacatgttatctgcgagttttacagtacatattatgtgcttctgtgtgttgcctctctgcaaATCcggcagcttgtcaggaatgtgagttaattgttttactggttgtttttaagtgcgccgtaaaaccttctccccacttttcccactcgcactgccagcagccctgtgcttcccctccccgctccctcttctcaaggggtttacttacgagatggggtcagaaatgactgttttcagtcgtgttcctaagtcatcggtactgggaggtgttttagaacataggaaagcacttggaaatagaagaaaatatgatctcgttaaatactgaaattagtgttggctgctgtataagttaaatgactgggaaaagtgtttggagaatagaatcttgaaatataacaccttgttgcaactaatgttggttttaaggccagaagaaaaggacaaaaataaatctcaacaagagatcattagatcatttcagacagttctacaggtgaacagtttgaacttcaacaggctgagagagttacctgataacacacaggtcagaaaacttgctgaagtccacaagatgctttcctcattaacctgttttctttgtgggtatctgtttaagggagcaggacaaaggttgggaagaggaaaaactagtgccaggttgcaggactgaaatggaggaattgaaagacaagagccaggaagcaggagagtttgagaaaaggagagaggaaagaagagacatgcagccagacgaggggttagtgagagaggctgtgtcctggttttgttaaaaccaagtttctcttttagtgaatttgtctgtcagctggttttgtatattttgtattattttctctattcgtattagtagcatcagtaaaacatctttaacttttccagctctcttctctctgtccttctttccctcccaattgcctgtcctgagtgggaaggggggagagggaggggcaaaagggggaagtgggggggagaggaggttaacaatacatctgccagggtttgattgtcaccccgcaatcctaaccctcgacagataattggcgcccaacgtggggcaagagaaaggggtaaatttggagatttttggcttttctactgctctgacgtacctttcaattttcttggcacggtgccaactcatagagttgtgatacttgcgtgtctgtttgcttcggatattatttagtgttaTTAAGGCAAAGTTTgtactggagtcaaaggcagccaagtggtatgctacaattgacattgctcatgcatttttctctattcctgtagcagcagagtacaggccgcagtttgctttcacctggaggggcatccagtatacacggaatcgcttgccccaggggtggaaacacagtcctaccatctgccatggactgatccagaccacgctggagcaaggtgaagctccagaacacttgcaatatattgatgacatcatcgtatggggcgacacagcgaaagaagtcttcgagaaaggtgagagaataattcagattcttttggatgctggtattgccataaaacgaagcaaggtcaagggacctgcacgagagatccagtttttaggaataaaatggcaagatggtcgtcgtcagatcccaatggatgtgatcaacaaaattgcagcaatgtctccacctactagtaaaaaggagacacagactttcttgggcattgtaggtttttggagaatgcatattcctgactacagccacattgtgagcctctctatcgagtgacttgtaaaaagaaccaatttgagtggggccctgaacaacgacaagcctttgaacaaattaagcgtgagataactcatgcggtggcccttggaccagtccaaactggactagatgttaaaaatgtgctctacatcccagccggagataatggacttacctggagcctctggcagaaagcaccaggagaaaccagaggtcgacccttaggtttttggagtcgaggatacaaaggatctgaggccaactatactccaactgaaaaggagatactagcggcatatgaaggagttcgagctgcttcagaagtgatgggcactgaagcacagctcctcctgcacctcgactgccggtgctgagctggatgttcaaagggacggttccctctccacatcacggcaccgaagttacatggggtaaatggattgcactgatcacacaacgagctcgaattggaagtcccaaccgtccagggatattagaagtgattacagactggccagaaagcaaagactttgggttgtctccagatgaggaggaagtaaaacgtgctgaagaagcaccaccatataatacgctttcagagactgataagcagtatgcactgttcacagatggatcctgtcgtcttgtaggaaaacatcgaaggtgaaagctgctgtgtggagtcccacacgacaagttacagaagccactgaaggacaaggtgaatccagtcagtttgcagaagtgaaagccatccagctggctttggacattgctgaacgagagaagtggccagtactttatctctatactgactcatggatggtagcaaatgccttgtgggggtggctacagcaatggaagaaaagcaactggcagcgcagaggtaaacccatttgggctgccacactgtggcaagacattgctgctcggctggagagcctgcctgtgaaagttcgtcatgtagatgctcatgtgcctaaaagtcgagccaccgaggaacatctaaacaaccaacaagcggatcaagctgctaagattaaagtagctgaggtggacttggactggcaacataaaggtgaacttttcctagctcgatgggcccatgatgcttcagggcatcaaggtagagatgcaacatacaaatgggctcgtgatcgaggggtggatttaactatggacactatttcacaggttattcatgaatgtgaaacttgcgccgaaatcaaacaagcaaaacggttaaaacctgtatggtatggggggtgatggttaaagtataagcatggagaagcttggcagattgattatattacacttccacaaacacgtcaaggtaagcgttatgtacttacaatggtggaagcaaccactggatggttggaaacatatgccgtacctcatgctacagcccgaaatactatcttgggccttgaaaagcaagtcctttggcggcacggtacgccagaaagaattgaatcagataatggtgctcatttcaaaaacagtattatagataattgggccaaagaacatggtattgagtgggtatatcatattccatatcatgcaccagcctctgggaaaattgaaaggtacaatggtttgttaaaaactacactaaaggcacttggtggtggaacctttaaaaactgggattcacatttagcaaaagccacttggttggtcaacactaggggatcaaccaatcgagccgggcctgcccaatcagaaattctacggactgtagaaggagataaagtccctgtagtacacatgaaaaatatcttaggaaaggcagtctgggttcctcctgcctcaggcaaaggcaaacctattcgtgggactgtttttgcccagggacctggcagcacctggtgggtgatgcttaaggatggagaagttcggtgtgtacctcaaggggattggatttcaggtgaaaatatgcaatgctgaactgtatgatgtgaattgttgcactaacaatgtttaataagtgtctttcagatcaagacagtgatgatgaaaccagagctagcttcttcgagtggcgcccgacaccttcttcgaagttggtgtccttaacccacaaacagtggtcatgagatgcacttggaccatttttcctgccctgggagactgttgtgacaaaatgaacttaatgaactttttgaaggatggtccactgattaattactcctgtgtatatatgtacatatgtatatatatatatatatagtagtagtgattaattagattgtattaataGATTGTATTGAtcaggtttaagtattcagtgaatgtcatattataaggggtggaatgtcttggttttgttaaaaaacaagtttctcttttagtgaatttgcctgtcagctaaagccttcatattagctgcattttcctggagaacccaacacatgttttggttaaacctagcaatggaatgcaaacttattgataagcacggatggacatctcgcgagaggggcaacgagaaactgatgatcgagagactgaccaacggtgtataacattccattcacgtgaatacttcatataaaagtgggagatcacgaggatctcgtcccttttttttttcctttttttcctcatggccgacattaggagaggaccttgctggtcgtccctgcgaactgaggccagtgagagactgaatccagctccggttggctacagagtctaatccaggactttgggtgctggctctgcagttgctgagactttcaagattggttttgtatattttgtattattttctctattcttatcagtagcattagtaaaacatctttaacttttccaactctcttctctctgtccttctttccctcccgatcgcctgtcctgagtgggaaggggggagaggaaggggaaaaagggggaagtgggggggagaggaggttaacaatacatctgccagggtttgattgtcaccccgcaatcttaaccctcgacaccagggaagcaaggagaacaagggagtgacccgCAAGCTGCCTCAAAATAGTGGTgctagaatcacctcagggctcaaaatggcaccagaatcacctcctcacatgggacatgctccactcccttcatcctctttgtgccgtgcagctctccctggctttctgagggggcatccccttcacagcatccccatcctggggccctgggcagcatcctctgggcactgtggggcaggggcagggtcggttgtacagaagtggttcAGCTCTCCACTCAGGTGGGGAGacctgctgggtgaagctgccaacttggctcacacaagccagacaagaccttttccGGCAATCAATCATTgatacatccagtctttcctgtcactgaatcctagaatcacaaaacagtttgagttggaagtgacattcacaacccatctggtccaactcccttcggtgatcagggacatcttcaaccagctcaggttgctcagagccccgtccagcctggcctgggatgtctccaggatggttcatccaccacctctctgcgaaacctgtcccagtgttttaccaccctcactgcaaaaaacctcttcctcatttcattccttgactctcccctcttctggtttaaaccatcaccccttgtcctgtcacaacaagccctgctcaaaagtctgtccccattgttcttatcagcccctttttagtccagaaaggctgcaataaggtctcccaggagcctctcttctccaaccaaacaccccaactcttaaacCAGCAAActcattacattttcattttttaatacactactgtcacaaaaacatgagcacatctttttatacagcattttatatAGCATCTGTAGTCCCCCGTAGAGTCCAAATGtcagcagtggtacaaagtcccccATAGAGCCAGTTACCAGTGGAATCCCTctgggaccagcacttgggccagcactgttgaacatctttattctcccatGTATGATGTGACGGAGTGAACCTTCAgttcctttgtggatggtgcaaagctgggcagaggccttggacaacctcacctggttcaccctgccctgagcaggacactgagacaagatgatgttcaacctgagttactctgtgattcaaggaatctttcccttggaaaggttttgggagaaggaataggtggaggaacaagaaaataaaaaataaacagagcagttcctgtgaagaatgtttctctactcaaattgttagcaggaaatctataatcagctccccaaactccctgttctgctcattggcccctgggatttacagcacatttctttacatcagactctgcactgaagtttgcactgattgttacagcttctttgcaggaagtgcttcatgtttccttagaggactggatgtaaacaggcaccggggaatttttaattagaggaaacaaaaaaggaggaaaaaaaaagaaaacacagtagaacttaatgatgtttctcagttctatggttaaattaagcagtgtacagcgaggtccattgccataattgaagagttgcctacagggagtacgagagcaactgctgaaagactttacctacctgaagctcagagcagagtgagagctgagaggctctgaatgagcaaagagtgagaggtgaagaacctctggggagccatggaaagtgcaaatgtccagacaggcttctgaagagatgagttcagacatggtgagctggataaggacagggagaaactcctggatgttcaggggattaaatacacgtcatgatagacagagttctggcaatgcaagcacagggaaaggccaatgttttgtctcccacagttcatatatgttctgaaaattcatattttggcagaatagaaattccacagacattttattggaaatattcaATTATTTCATCTAATGACAAAAaagagtgtggggttttttgttctttttgttgttgttggttttaagtTTTGagaggagttctcaggttttcgggctgagctccatggtctcactataagcacccagtgcaaacctcgagaggtccccgtgtacctgaggtgtttgccggGGACTGGCAGGGATCAGACAAGAATGATAGAGCCATGTCACTTTCATAATTTACATCTAGTATTCAACACTTGTGCATctaattagataagtttcaggactgtaggtaaagaggcagatatgtgaagagcacttagaagatatgatagaagaatattccagttgatatcgtagaatcatagactcatctcagttggaagagacccacaggatcattgagtccaaccacagcctaaatctagcactaaacaatatccctaagaaccttggcTAAGCTTATTTTATACGCCTTCAGGTGTGGGTGACTccctcactgccctgggcagcctgttccaatgactgacaacacTTTGTGagaggaattttttcctgatatccaatctaaacctcccttggtgtaacttggggccatttcctcttgtcgtatcacttgctacttaggagaagagaccaacaccctccatgctccgatctcctttcagacagttgcagagagtgagaaggtctcccctcagcctcctgttctccaggctgaacagccccagctccctcaaccgctcctcatcacacttgtgctccagcccctcagcagctttgtcgcctcctctgcactccctctagtgcctcaatgtccttctaaTGAAGAGggatccaaaactgaacacaggattcaaagtggggcctcaccagtgccaagtacagcagcacaatcacttctcttgtcctgctggccacaccattactgatacaagccaggacactgttggtggcctttttggtcacctgggcacacactggctcatgttcagctgctgtcgatcaacacccccagatccctttccatcaggcaattttccagccgcttgtccccgagcctgtagcactgcctggggttatCGTGACCCACGTGCTGCACCCGGAACTTGGTCTTGTTAAAACTCTGACAATTGACCTCAGGCCAATGATGcagttggtccagatccctctgtagggcCTTCCCATCCTCCAgcggatcaacactcccacccaacctgatgtcatctgcaaacttactgaggctgcactcgatcccctcatccaaatcattgatagaTATTAAATAGAACTGAGCCCAATACTAAGCcctgggaacaccacttgtgactggccactaAGTGGATtcggctccgttcaccacaactctttgggcccgtccctccagtcagttctttacccatggcagatacaccatccaagccatgagctgcagcttctccaggaggtgctgtgggatacggagtcaaaggctttactggagTCTAAGTGCAGAACATCCACAACCTTTCCCTAATCCACTAATTGGatcaccttatcatagaaggagatcaggttggtcaatcaggacctgcctttcataagcccatgttgactgggcctgatcacatggttctctggtatgtgctgtgtgatgttactcaaaatcatctgctccatgaccttgcccaTCACctaggttagactgacaggtccgTAGTTCCCCAGATTGTCTttctgacccttcttgtagatgcgCGTCATGTTAGTCAACTTCCAGTGAACTgcgacctccccagttagccaggattgctggtggaTAATGGAAAGTGCCTCTGtaatcacctccgccagctccctcagcacccttgggtgtttctcatctggccccatagacttgtgggtgtccaagtggtgtgccaggtcaccaaccatttccccttggattatttgggagtcactctcctccccatccccgtcttctggctcagggggatgggtacctgaagcacaactgttctgactgttgaagactgaggcaaagaaggcatttagtacctcagcttttccctcatcctctgtcaatgTGTTTCCCTCTCTATCCATcatgggatggagattctccttagccctcctcttgttgattatacatttatagaaacttttcttgttgccttttacagtaGTACCCAGGTGTAGCTctggttgggctttggcccttctagtttTCTCCctccataacctcacagaattcttgtgttCCTCCTGAGTAACCCGCCCTTCCTTCCAAAGTTGACTCCCATGCTGTCCCTGGAGATCCCTTGAGCTCTCCTGGGTGCACACAGTTCCTCTCCATGAGAGCATCTGCCATCATTCCTATTGCAGGTGAGACAGCAACAGGCAAATAAGTCCAAGACCTGTTACAGTCTCTTGGACATGTCCGAACAAGAAAGAAGCTCTTAGTTCAGTCCTTGGTCCCTAGAACACCCCCCTGGGACTCTGAGATTGTCCCCCTGAATCCATCAAGAACCCCAAAAGAGCAGGAGTCCTTCTGAGGGAGCAGCACCTGGACTGTATTCCTGACACCAACTTTGGAAGAGGCATCCAGACTtctgccctgccctgaggagcccctgtGTTTATGGTGCTGTTTGCACAGACGCCAGCTCTGACCAAGTGGTTCCCATGGTCTGCTCCTCTCTGCGGTCTCAGGGATGCCACTGGAGGGACAACAGGACTGTCACAAGTTACATGAGACCTTAGGAGCCCCACAAACGCAAGGGCACAgccatttgttttaaaattgccTTTCCCATCCCGCCCCACCCCCAGCTGAAAGGTCAAAGAGTGTCTAAACTGGATGTGTCAGTGTCTTCTTGGTCATGTTTGCACATGAAGGTTAGAAGGAAAAGAGCGATATCCATAGATGACCAGTAGGCAGTGTGAGATGTGAGTGCAGACCAGCATGTGCTCTCCACGAGACCTTCCCTGAGCTCGGCATCAATCCTGTGCTCCAGCTCCACTGCTGGTTTGAGAAAGCCGGTGTCTTTATGAGGAGAAACCAGCACTGAAATGGCCACGTCCTGCTGTTGCCCTTGGCCATGGctccagggaagcagcagccgtAATTTGAAAGCAGGAGAGAGGGAGCGACGACTGAGGGGCCCACGGGCAGCCCCAAGGCCACCGGGGTTGCTCCTCCATGGAGCAGCATTTGTCTCCTGGACCCTCCTgcatcctggggctgctcccccagctccagAGGAGTGAAGAGATGGGACCTGAGAGAAATTGTTTTCTACTGCTTTTTTTattgagtttataaaaaaaaaatgagtgcatatatatatgcacatgagGTCTTTGGTTCAAGAAAAAACTCACAGGAGGCCATGAAATATGTTATTACAGACATGaatcaaaacacaaaacccagcaaaagCACAGTGGAAAAATACAGACACATAAGAGGAAAAGCTAATTCTGGCTATTTCTATTACAGCCCTAGTGAGATAACACAAACCTTATAAACCTGAAGCAGTGAGTATTGAagtagtttcctcagggcatccttgagctcctggttcctcatgctgtagatgagcgggttcactgctggaggcaccaaagagtacagaacagacaccaccaggtcccgggatggggaggagatggaggggggcttcagataggcaaacatggcagtgctgacaaacagggagaccacggccaggtgagggaggcaggtggaaaaggctttgtgccgtcccttctcagaggggatcctcagcacggccctgaagatctgcacataggacagcacaatgaaaataaaacatcccaaaacaagaaaaccaatgaaaacaagaagcCCAACTTCCTTGAGGtaggagtttgagcaggagagcttgagcatctgggtgatttcacaaaagaactggtccagggcattgcccttgcacagtggcagtgaaaatgtattggccgtgtgcagcagagcagtgagaaacccagtggcccaggcagctgctgccatgtggacacaagctctgctgcccaggagggtcccgtagtgcaggggtttgcagatggcaacgtagcggtcgtaggacatgactgtgaggagagaatactctgctgaaatgaaaaagagaaacagaaagagttgtgtagcacatcctgcataggaaatggccctggtatcccacagagagttcgccatggatttagggacaatggtggagatggcgcccaggtcaaggagggcgagggtgagcaggaagaagt encodes the following:
- the LOC136106426 gene encoding olfactory receptor 14J1-like, whose amino-acid sequence is MSNSSSITQFLLLAFTGTQELQLLHFWLFLGIYLAALLGNGLIITTIAWDQHLHTSMYFFLLTLALLDLGAISTIVPKSMANSLWDTRAISYAGCATQLFLFLFFISAEYSLLTVMSYDRYVAICKPLHYGTLLGSRACVHMAAAAWATGFLTALLHTANTFSLPLCKGNALDQFFCEITQMLKLSCSNSYLKEVGLLVFIGFLVLGCFIFIVLSYVQIFRAVLRIPSEKGRHKAFSTCLPHLAVVSLFVSTAMFAYLKPPSISSPSRDLVVSVLYSLVPPAVNPLIYSMRNQELKDALRKLLQYSLLQVYKVCVISLGL